From a single Silene latifolia isolate original U9 population chromosome 6, ASM4854445v1, whole genome shotgun sequence genomic region:
- the LOC141658499 gene encoding putative WRKY transcription factor 75, with translation MEDHNQETTSKVQSLSPSLVFSPSRESNNINSGNWSQTTSLLNASNNGSGSDGFDWSTLLSSPTMGLVNNPTSDDQLISSLEHGSMLGNEEESIRASSRSALHEDMLDKRKEFISNSNIRSKRAKVVPRFAFETRSSEDILDDGYRWRKYGQKSVKNSNFPRSYYRCTHLTCNVKKQVQRLSKDSSVVVTTYEGVHNHPCEQLMEALSPLLTQMHFLSTLTSHHSS, from the exons ATGGAAGATCACAACCAAGAAACAACCTCTAAAGTTCAATCTCTTTCACCTTCCTTAGTATTCTCACCATCTCgagaaagtaataatattaacagcgggAACTGGAGTCAAACAACAAGCCTTCTTAATGCTAGTAATAATGGTTCGGGTTCAGACGGTTTTGATTGGTCTACACTTCTTAGTTCACCTACCATGGGATTAGTTAACAATCCTACAAGTGATGATCAACTAATTAGTTCCCTTGAACATGGCTCTATGTTAGGTAATGAGGAAGAGAGTATTAGGGCAAGTAGTAGAAGTGCTCTTCATGAAGATATGTTGGATAAAAGGAAGGAATTTATTAGTAATAGTAATATAAGGTCTAAGAGGGCTAAGGTTGTTCCTAGATTCGCTTTCGAAACGAGGAGTTCTGAGGACATTCTTGATGATGGTTATCGTTGGAGGAAATATGGCCAAAAATCTGTCAAGAATAGCAATTTTCCAAG GAGCTATTACAGGTGCACACATCTAACATGCAACGTAAAGAAACAAGTGCAAAGGCTATCAAAAGATTCAAGTGTAGTGGTGACAACATATGAAGGAGTTCATAATCATCCTTGTGAACAACTTATGGAAGCTCTTTCCCCTCTTCTTACTCAAATGCACTTTCTCTCTACCTTAACATCTCACCACTCTTCTTAA
- the LOC141586125 gene encoding uncharacterized protein LOC141586125 yields the protein MWSTRIPLKTTLLTSPFLLLLHHSPSPITPPSLRVNFRRITSRATMSAAVASDHVVGNWFSVPELRLRDHYFTVPLDYSLEPDSSPKITVFAREVVAAGKEDQPLPYLLYLQGGPGFESPRPTDSSGWIGKACEEYRIVLLDQRGTGLSTSLTVSSMRQMKSAKDLANFLKHFRSDNIVEDAEFIRVRIVPEARPWTILGQSYGGFCALTYLSFAPQGLKQVLITGGIPPIGDGCTADTVYQACFEQIIRQNEKYYERFPQDVQVVGDIVKYLSDCEGGGVPLPSGGTLTPRGLQTLGLTGLGASNGFEQLHYMFERAWDPVITPGAPKQLSYNFLNAFERSSAFSTNPLYAILHEVIYCQGAASQWAAERVRKSHGSKFDAVKAAKEGRPVLFTGEMIFPWMFDEIPDLEHFKEAANLLSEDNDWPPLYDLAALKSNKVPVAASLYYDDLYVNFKLAMETADQISGIRRWVTNEYMHSGLRDNGSHVFGQLMGMLNGKKPLF from the exons ATGTGGTCAACTCGCATCCCTTTAAAAACCACACTACTAACTTCACCATTCCTACTTCTTCTCCATCACTCTCCATCTCCTATTACTCCACCGTCACTACGCGTCAACTTCCGGCGAATTACCTCACGCGCCACCATGTCTGCCGCCGTTGCCAGCGACCACGTCGTCGGAAACTGGTTTTCCGTGCCGGAACTCCGACTTCGCGACCATTACTTTACCGTTCCTCTTGATTACTCTCTTGAACCCGATTCTTCACCGAAAATCACCGTTTTTGCTCGCGAAGTTGTTGCCG CGGGTAAAGAGGATCAGCCGTTGCCGTATCTTCTATATCTGCAAGGTGGACCTGGGTTTGAGTCTCCACGTCCTACAGATTCTAGTGGTTGGATTGGTAAAGCATGTGAAGAATATCGCATTGTGCTTTTGGACCAG CGTGGAACAGGCTTGTCAACTTCATTGACTGTATCCTCTATGCGACAGATGAAATCTGCAAAAGACTTGGCCAACTTTTTGAAACATTTTCGCTCTGACAATATAGTTGAAGACGCTGAGTTCATTAGAGTACGGATAGTACCCGAAGCTCGTCCTTGGACTATCTTAGGCCAG AGCTATGGCGGTTTTTGTGCTCTTACCTACCTAAGTTTCGCTCCTCAAGGATTAAAGCAAGTCCTTATAACAGGCGGAATTCCTCCTATTGGCGATGGATGTACTGCAGATACCGTATATCAAGCGTGTTTTGAGCAGATCATTCGTCAAAATGAGAAATACTATGAGAGGTTTCCTCAAGATGTTCAAGTTGTTGGAGACATAGTAAAATACTTGTCAGACTGTGAAGGTGGTGGG GTACCGCTACCATCTGGCGGGACGTTGACGCCTCGGGGATTGCAGACTCTTGGGCTTACTGGTCTAGGAGCCAGTAATGGGTTTGAGCAGCTTCATTACAT GTTTGAGAGAGCCTGGGACCCTGTTATAACTCCAGGTGCACCAAAGCAACTCAGCTATAACTTCCTGAATGCA TTTGAGAGGTCGTCTGCTTTCAGTACAAACCCACTATATGCAATTCTCCATGAGGTGATCTACTGCCAG GGAGCTGCATCACAGTGGGCTGCAGAAAGAGTGAGAAAATCTCATGGAAGCAAGTTTGATGCTGTCAAAGCAGCAAAGGAAGGGCGCCCCGTTTTATTTACAGGAGAG ATGATATTTCCGTGGATGTTTGATGAGATTCCTGATTTGGAACATTTCAAAGAAGCTGCAAACTTATTATCTGAGGATAATGACTGGCCACCGTTGTATGATTTAGCAGCTTTGAAGAGTAACAAG GTCCCGGTGGCAGCTTCTCTCTACTATGACGACTTATATGTGAATTTTAAGCTCGCGATGGAGACTGCTGATCAAATTTCTGGCATAAGGCGGTGGGTAACAAATGAGTACATGCATTCAGGCTTACGAGACAACGGAAGTCATGTTTTTGGTCAACTTATGGGGATGTTGAATGGAAAGAAGCCCCTGTTCTAA
- the LOC141586122 gene encoding uncharacterized protein LOC141586122 — translation MDCPPDWDLLAVVRSCTSTSSAATTTLSPPPPQQPPGVLLEYSAPLTTTNTTTFSTGGWQELHEICQPTTYNNNMSSSLQLLSFSCLSSPSPSPSSSSSLMAAVQNNHIRPSFSCISSSPSSSSLMAAVQNNHIRPSFSCISSSPSPSSSSLMAAVQNNHIRPSSHVIFGASSPSVVVSSNPGGGSGGGGAISHSQRAKKRKNLMKKVCHVPAEGLSSDMWAWRKYGQKPIKGSPYPRGYYRCSSSKGCLARKQVERNRTDPKMFIVTYTSEHNHPMPTHRNSLAGSTRQKPVNATETPAEQPSCSSPSTAGLSPLTERSEVKAEGDEDMSGIFDLMVNDDFYVGFEQLDGGSDDSDCFSEQFSPSSEFPWLSNGSSTSTATAAGGS, via the exons atggACTGTCCTCCTGATTGGGATCTCCTCGCCGTCGTTCGCAGCTGCACCTCCACCTCCTCCGCCGCAACAACCACCTTATCTCCGCCACCGCCGCAGCAACCACCAGGTGTTTTGTTAGAATATTCAGCTCCGTTGACGACGACTAATACGACGACGTTTTCAACTGGAGGATGGCAGGAGTTACACGAGATTTGTCAACCTACTACTTATAACAATAACATGAGTAGCAGCTTGCAGTTGTTGTCTTTCTCATGTCTTTCGTCGCCGTCGCCGTCGCCGTCTTCTTCGTCGTCTTTAATGGCTGCAGTGCAAAACAACCATATCCGGCCGTCTTTCTCATGTATTTCATCATCGCCTTCGTCTTCGTCGTTAATGGCTGCAGTGCAAAACAACCATATCCGGCCGTCTTTCTCATGTATTTCATCGTCGCCTTCACCTTCGTCTTCGTCGTTAATGGCTGCAGTGCAAAACAATCATATCCGGCCGTCGTCGCATGTTATATTTGGAGCGTCTTCGCCTTCTGTTGTTGTTTCTAGTAATcctggtggtggtagtggtggtggtggtgctatTTCTCATAGTCAGAGAGCTAAGAAAAG GAAAAATTTGATGAAGAAGGTGTGCCATGTACCAGCAGAAGGGCTGTCCTCTGATATGTGGGCATGGAGAAAATATGGTCAGAAACCTATTAAAGGCTCTCCATATCCAAG GGGATATTACAGATGTAGCAGCTCAAAGGGATGTTtggctagaaaacaagttgaaaGAAACAGAACAGATCCAAAAATGTTCATAGTAACATACACTTCTGAACACAATCACCCTATGCCAACACATAGGAATTCTCTAGCAGGAAGTACACGTCAAAAACCGGTCAACGCTACCGAAACACCAGCTGAACAACCCTCCTGCTCTTCCCCCTCGACCGCCGGTCTTTCGCCTTTGACTGAACGGTCAGAGGTAAAAGCAGAAGGTGATGAAGACATGAGTGGGATATTTGACTTGATGGTAAATGATGACTTTTATGTTGGGTTTGAGCAACTTGATGGTGGTAGTGATGATAGTGATTGTTTTTCGGAACAATTCTCGCCTTCGTCGGAGTTTCCGTGGTTGTCTAATGGTAGTTCCACCTCCACCGCCACCGCGGCAGGTGGGAGTTGA